A stretch of Pseudoprevotella muciniphila DNA encodes these proteins:
- a CDS encoding polysaccharide deacetylase family protein: MFIEQPAKFLRWLYPHALWRMDKHERAIYLTFDDGPIPEVTPWVLEVLDFYEIHATFFMVGDNVRKHPEVFEMVKNAGHRLGNHTFHHIGGLRRNYKTYMADVEEANKLIQTDLFRPPHGWMTTPQYARVSRKYKVVMWDLVTRDYSTRLNGRDVLLNVRRFTRNGSIITFHDSLKSQDKLIYALPRAIEWLKSQGYEFKVFP; encoded by the coding sequence ATGTTTATTGAGCAACCCGCTAAATTCCTGAGATGGCTCTATCCGCACGCCCTCTGGCGTATGGATAAGCACGAACGCGCAATATACCTGACGTTCGACGACGGACCTATACCCGAAGTTACTCCGTGGGTGCTTGAGGTGCTCGACTTCTATGAGATACATGCCACATTCTTCATGGTGGGCGACAACGTGCGTAAGCACCCGGAAGTGTTCGAAATGGTGAAAAATGCAGGACACAGGCTCGGAAACCACACATTCCATCACATCGGAGGACTGCGTCGCAACTACAAGACGTATATGGCAGACGTGGAAGAAGCGAACAAACTGATTCAGACCGACCTGTTCCGTCCGCCACACGGTTGGATGACCACACCGCAGTATGCACGGGTGTCGCGCAAATACAAGGTTGTGATGTGGGACCTCGTTACGCGCGACTATTCCACACGTCTCAATGGTCGCGATGTGTTGCTCAACGTGCGACGTTTTACACGAAACGGGAGCATCATCACCTTCCACGACTCCCTTAAAAGCCAAGACAAACTGATTTATGCCCTGCCAAGAGCAATAGAATGGCTCAAGAGTCAGGGATATGAGTTCAAGGTCTTTCCTTGA
- a CDS encoding SIR2 family NAD-dependent protein deacylase: MKKLVLLTGAGMSAESGFSTFRDSQGLWEKHSVEDVATPEGWERNPDMVTDFYNSLRHDLITGKPNQGHYDVAALENDYEVVVVTQNVDDLHERAGSTNVIHLHGELMKMCSTRNPNDPRYIRTLQPEEWEVPRGTMCEDGSLLRPWIVFFGEPVPNLDAAAREVSEADALLIVGTSLVVYPAASLIHYVKSDAPVLLVDPKPVQVNSSRHVEVIQDVASKGVAKAAELLKRML; this comes from the coding sequence ATGAAAAAACTGGTTTTGCTCACCGGAGCCGGAATGAGCGCAGAAAGTGGTTTCAGTACTTTCAGAGACTCTCAGGGACTTTGGGAGAAACATTCTGTGGAAGACGTTGCAACGCCCGAAGGGTGGGAACGCAATCCGGATATGGTTACGGATTTCTACAACAGCCTGCGTCACGACCTCATCACGGGCAAGCCCAATCAGGGACATTATGATGTGGCGGCTCTCGAGAATGACTATGAAGTGGTGGTGGTTACTCAGAATGTGGACGACCTCCACGAGCGTGCAGGCAGCACGAATGTCATCCACCTGCATGGCGAACTGATGAAAATGTGTTCCACCCGCAACCCCAACGACCCTCGTTATATTCGCACGCTACAGCCGGAAGAGTGGGAAGTGCCTCGCGGAACGATGTGTGAGGACGGTTCATTGCTCCGCCCATGGATTGTGTTCTTCGGCGAACCTGTGCCTAACCTCGATGCAGCAGCACGTGAGGTGTCAGAAGCCGATGCGCTCCTCATAGTGGGTACATCACTGGTGGTTTATCCTGCAGCAAGTCTCATTCATTATGTCAAGTCCGATGCGCCTGTGCTTTTGGTCGATCCCAAGCCTGTGCAGGTGAATTCAAGCAGACATGTTGAGGTTATTCAGGATGTAGCGTCGAAAGGCGTAGCAAAAGCGGCAGAACTATTAAAAAGAATGCTGTAA
- a CDS encoding DUF2723 domain-containing protein: protein MKQYKLVNNVLGWIVFAIAAFTYCSTVEPSASFWDCPEFITTAYKMEVGHPPGAPFFMLTGNFFSLFSSDPSEVALMVNIMSALLSALCILFLFWSITHLARKLICTDGIVGATWQTIVIMGSGVAGALAYTWSDTFWFSAVEGEVYAYSSMFTALVFWLILKWEDNADNPGSDKWLVLIFYLTGLSIGVHLLNLLCLPAITLVYYFKKSKNVNAKGSLLAVLVSAVLIGAVLYGVVPGIVKVGGWFELFFVNTIGMGFNSGMIIYMIVLVAIVLAAIWATTQKNRTLINVLFLLTVAMLGIPFYGEGFGSILLGLIVLAVLGWLLFLKRGGGYLVRKRVLNTSLLSMLMLMIGYSTYAVIVIRSAANTPMDQNSPEDVFTLGEYLGREQYGTRPLFFGEAYTSRPEGVNKKDHIQKHEKEDANEPDKYDEVEISGNYRYPSGAKMLFPRMYSSAHAASYNSWLGGDVGMRTANVDYRDDNGNIIGSETIEMPTQWSNLKFFMIYQVNYMYWRYFMWNFAGRQNDIQGFGEKNHGNWITGISFIDNMMYGDQSLLPDDLKNNKGHNVFYCLPLILGLLGLFWQAFNGKRGIQQFWVVFFLFFMTGLAIVLYLNQTPSQPRERDYAYAGSFYAFAIWIGLGVAAIATWADRLIKNKTITACIASVIGLLIPLQMVSQTWDDHDRSGRYACRDFGANYLNTLPDNDCPVIFTNGDNDTFPLWYNQEVEGLRTDARVCNLSYLQTDWYTDQMVRPAYDSKALPITWDRVQYVDNTGYDVFYIQPNKSELDEIKAKDPSVNPYELKYIIDNYARKQKPIPTDSVIVSVNKQNVIKSGMTLPNGPDSIPDYITISWAGKSMITKSEMMIYEMLASSDWKRPLFMSVTLGQENYARLDDYLVLEGLAYRITPFKQKRSVDVEKMYNNMMTRFKYGAVNTPGIYLDETNMRMCRTHRHMFSQLVGNLVALSEQEKANGDEANSKKHLDMARKALEKCKKELPFTTIPVDASDYALAELWVKAGNKKEAEAIFKGVKKQAIDNLKWINSLGEDSYESNADEAERSIQVLYQMMSQMKEYKIPGADSAEKEFEAISSTGIGGFINSQMMMQQQMQMQQQMQQQNGGAAGGILGGSGGLQLGL, encoded by the coding sequence ATGAAACAATACAAATTGGTAAACAATGTGCTGGGATGGATAGTCTTTGCCATTGCAGCCTTTACTTACTGCTCCACCGTGGAGCCGTCAGCAAGTTTCTGGGACTGCCCGGAGTTTATCACTACAGCCTATAAAATGGAAGTAGGGCACCCGCCCGGTGCACCTTTCTTCATGCTGACGGGTAATTTCTTCTCGCTCTTCAGCAGCGACCCTTCTGAAGTGGCATTGATGGTCAACATCATGTCAGCGTTGCTCTCGGCTTTGTGTATCCTGTTCCTCTTCTGGAGCATCACCCACTTGGCACGCAAACTGATTTGCACAGACGGCATAGTGGGTGCCACTTGGCAGACCATTGTCATCATGGGCAGCGGTGTGGCAGGAGCACTGGCGTACACCTGGAGCGACACGTTCTGGTTCTCGGCAGTTGAAGGTGAGGTTTATGCCTATTCATCCATGTTTACCGCACTTGTGTTCTGGCTCATACTCAAGTGGGAGGACAATGCAGACAACCCCGGGTCGGACAAGTGGCTCGTACTGATTTTCTACCTCACAGGTCTGAGCATCGGTGTCCACTTGCTCAACTTGCTCTGCCTGCCAGCCATTACGTTGGTTTACTACTTCAAGAAGAGTAAGAACGTCAATGCAAAAGGTTCGCTCCTTGCCGTACTCGTCAGCGCAGTGCTCATTGGCGCGGTGCTCTATGGTGTGGTGCCTGGCATCGTGAAGGTCGGCGGCTGGTTTGAACTCTTCTTCGTCAACACCATTGGCATGGGTTTCAACTCGGGTATGATTATCTATATGATTGTGCTTGTAGCCATCGTCCTCGCTGCCATTTGGGCGACCACACAGAAAAACCGCACGCTTATCAATGTGCTCTTCCTGCTTACGGTAGCCATGCTCGGTATTCCTTTCTATGGCGAAGGATTCGGATCTATTCTGCTTGGTCTTATAGTACTCGCAGTTTTGGGATGGTTGCTTTTCCTCAAGCGTGGTGGGGGGTACCTCGTCCGCAAGCGCGTGCTCAACACCTCATTGCTTAGTATGCTCATGCTGATGATTGGCTATTCCACGTATGCCGTCATCGTTATTCGCAGTGCGGCAAACACCCCGATGGACCAGAACTCGCCCGAAGACGTGTTCACCCTTGGCGAATACCTTGGTCGTGAGCAGTACGGCACACGTCCGCTCTTCTTCGGCGAAGCCTATACTTCCCGTCCTGAAGGCGTGAACAAGAAAGACCACATACAGAAACACGAAAAAGAGGATGCCAACGAACCGGATAAGTACGATGAAGTGGAAATTTCCGGCAACTATCGCTATCCGTCAGGCGCAAAGATGCTCTTCCCGCGAATGTACTCATCAGCACATGCTGCTTCCTACAATTCCTGGCTCGGTGGTGATGTTGGTATGCGCACAGCCAATGTGGACTATCGCGATGACAATGGGAACATTATAGGTAGTGAAACCATAGAAATGCCTACGCAATGGTCCAACCTGAAGTTCTTCATGATTTATCAGGTGAACTACATGTATTGGCGCTACTTCATGTGGAACTTCGCCGGACGACAGAACGACATACAGGGCTTCGGCGAGAAGAATCACGGCAACTGGATAACAGGTATCTCGTTCATCGACAACATGATGTACGGCGACCAGAGCCTGTTGCCCGACGACTTGAAGAACAACAAGGGACATAACGTGTTCTATTGTCTGCCGCTCATTCTCGGTTTGCTCGGACTGTTCTGGCAGGCGTTCAACGGCAAGCGCGGCATACAGCAGTTCTGGGTGGTGTTCTTCCTATTCTTTATGACAGGTCTGGCGATTGTGCTCTACCTGAACCAGACACCGTCGCAACCGCGTGAGCGTGACTATGCATACGCAGGATCGTTCTATGCCTTCGCCATCTGGATAGGACTTGGTGTGGCTGCCATCGCAACGTGGGCAGACAGACTGATCAAGAACAAGACGATTACAGCCTGCATCGCCAGCGTGATAGGTCTGCTCATCCCCTTGCAGATGGTATCGCAGACGTGGGACGACCACGATCGCAGCGGACGCTATGCCTGCCGCGACTTCGGTGCCAACTATCTGAATACACTCCCTGACAACGATTGTCCGGTTATCTTCACCAATGGCGACAACGACACCTTCCCGCTTTGGTACAATCAGGAGGTGGAAGGCTTGCGCACTGATGCGCGTGTGTGCAACCTGAGTTACCTGCAGACCGACTGGTACACCGACCAGATGGTACGTCCGGCATACGACTCGAAGGCGCTGCCCATCACGTGGGACCGCGTGCAGTATGTGGATAACACAGGTTACGATGTGTTCTATATTCAGCCCAATAAGTCGGAACTGGACGAAATCAAGGCGAAAGACCCAAGTGTAAACCCATACGAACTGAAATACATCATTGACAACTATGCCCGCAAGCAGAAACCCATACCTACCGACTCTGTCATTGTCAGCGTGAACAAGCAGAATGTCATCAAGAGCGGTATGACACTGCCCAACGGCCCCGACAGCATACCCGATTACATCACCATCTCATGGGCTGGAAAGAGTATGATTACGAAGAGCGAGATGATGATTTACGAAATGCTTGCCAGCAGCGACTGGAAGCGGCCGCTCTTCATGTCCGTAACACTCGGACAGGAGAATTACGCACGTCTGGACGACTATCTCGTGCTCGAAGGCCTTGCTTATCGCATCACACCGTTCAAGCAGAAAAGAAGTGTGGATGTTGAAAAGATGTACAACAACATGATGACGCGCTTCAAGTATGGCGCAGTCAACACACCGGGCATCTACCTCGACGAGACTAACATGCGCATGTGTCGCACACACCGCCACATGTTCAGTCAGTTGGTGGGTAATCTGGTAGCACTCAGCGAGCAGGAGAAGGCGAACGGCGATGAGGCCAATTCCAAGAAGCACCTCGACATGGCGCGCAAGGCCCTCGAAAAGTGCAAGAAAGAACTTCCGTTCACTACCATACCAGTCGATGCCAGCGACTATGCTTTGGCTGAACTATGGGTGAAAGCAGGAAACAAGAAGGAGGCTGAAGCCATCTTCAAAGGTGTGAAAAAGCAAGCCATCGACAATCTGAAGTGGATTAACTCCTTAGGAGAGGATTCTTACGAATCGAACGCAGACGAAGCAGAACGAAGTATTCAAGTACTCTACCAAATGATGTCACAAATGAAGGAATACAAAATACCGGGAGCAGACAGTGCGGAAAAAGAATTCGAAGCCATCTCTTCTACAGGTATTGGTGGTTTCATCAATAGCCAAATGATGATGCAGCAACAAATGCAGATGCAACAGCAAATGCAACAGCAGAACGGTGGTGCTGCCGGTGGCATACTGGGTGGATCCGGTGGTCTGCAACTTGGTCTGTAA
- a CDS encoding FKBP-type peptidyl-prolyl cis-trans isomerase, with protein sequence MKKFIILAMTAVFSVGFMTSCGGDKKEGSVPKEEIDTISYLLGMSQAMPEQMKMYLNQVGSDSTHIDDFIKGIKDGMKEFDAEDKKAVAYCLGLQAGIQFKQQAFPATEAQIFAADTTQHINERLFINGLKDGAVKKTTKYVINGKKMDATAAQEYLSEKFKVLGEKANETKFGDNKKKNAEYMQKIAKKGGIKSLGSGVYYEVVKEGTGAKIQTGKYAKVKYKGELIDGKVFDQNMDANEPAPMPVGKNQLVKGFELALKSMPIGSTWKVYIPSEMAYGSKGAGEVIPPFSALIFTIELVGEADGPKAPQTQQPIDMQPVQKAK encoded by the coding sequence ATGAAAAAGTTTATCATTCTCGCCATGACCGCAGTGTTTTCAGTAGGTTTCATGACCTCATGCGGCGGCGACAAAAAAGAAGGCAGTGTGCCTAAAGAAGAAATCGACACCATCAGTTATTTGCTCGGTATGTCGCAAGCCATGCCCGAACAGATGAAGATGTACCTCAATCAGGTAGGCAGCGACTCTACACACATTGATGACTTCATCAAGGGTATCAAGGACGGTATGAAGGAATTCGATGCTGAAGACAAGAAGGCGGTTGCCTATTGCCTCGGTCTCCAGGCAGGTATTCAGTTCAAGCAACAGGCCTTCCCTGCTACAGAAGCACAGATTTTTGCTGCAGACACTACACAACACATCAACGAGCGTCTGTTTATCAATGGTCTCAAGGACGGTGCGGTGAAGAAGACCACGAAATATGTCATCAACGGCAAGAAGATGGATGCAACCGCTGCTCAGGAATACCTTAGCGAAAAGTTCAAGGTATTGGGCGAAAAGGCCAACGAGACTAAATTTGGCGACAACAAGAAAAAGAACGCAGAATACATGCAGAAGATAGCCAAGAAGGGCGGCATCAAGTCGTTGGGCTCGGGTGTGTACTATGAAGTAGTAAAGGAAGGCACAGGTGCCAAGATACAGACAGGCAAGTATGCGAAAGTAAAGTACAAGGGCGAACTCATCGATGGTAAGGTGTTCGACCAAAATATGGATGCCAACGAGCCCGCTCCAATGCCGGTAGGCAAGAACCAACTCGTGAAAGGCTTCGAACTCGCACTCAAGAGCATGCCTATAGGTTCTACATGGAAGGTTTACATACCATCCGAAATGGCTTACGGCAGCAAGGGTGCAGGCGAAGTGATTCCGCCTTTCTCAGCCCTGATTTTCACTATCGAACTGGTGGGCGAGGCTGATGGACCGAAAGCACCACAGACACAACAGCCGATAGATATGCAACCCGTACAAAAAGCCAAATAA
- a CDS encoding FKBP-type peptidyl-prolyl cis-trans isomerase — MKRFVSVLLIGIALCFASCKHELNIPEAQLKSNLDTLSYCLGVFEAISSESFNNHLSYNQISEDNAYDVLNGLYAGISNKEKEDQGSPEADEAYGLGFQMGEQLQKSRIYSTEKMIGLGEKEHLSADIMARGFADNALGKVTLQIDGKVLDRDGAEKTGDRIIQSISARINSEKYSNKEGVKPLSDGIYYRVIKEGNGPKPKADSNVEIIYEGRLYDGSEFDATSRHDTPTSTLNLGKVIPGWRKAMMAMPVGSKWEIYIPSKEAYGEKGIPGSIPPYASLIFTIDFISIK, encoded by the coding sequence ATGAAACGTTTTGTATCTGTATTGCTTATTGGCATCGCATTGTGTTTCGCTTCGTGCAAGCACGAACTGAACATTCCTGAGGCGCAACTGAAGAGCAATCTCGACACACTGAGTTACTGTCTGGGCGTGTTCGAAGCCATCAGCAGCGAATCATTTAACAATCATCTCTCCTACAACCAAATCAGTGAAGACAACGCTTACGACGTTCTCAATGGGCTGTATGCAGGCATAAGCAACAAGGAAAAGGAAGACCAGGGAAGCCCTGAGGCAGATGAAGCCTACGGACTGGGATTTCAGATGGGCGAACAACTTCAGAAGTCGCGCATCTACAGCACAGAGAAAATGATAGGCCTTGGCGAGAAAGAACACCTCAGCGCTGACATCATGGCACGTGGCTTTGCAGACAATGCCCTTGGAAAAGTTACGTTGCAAATAGACGGCAAGGTACTCGACAGAGATGGCGCGGAGAAAACAGGCGACCGCATCATACAAAGTATTTCAGCAAGAATAAACAGCGAGAAATACAGTAACAAAGAAGGTGTGAAGCCACTTTCTGACGGCATCTACTATCGCGTCATCAAGGAAGGCAATGGTCCTAAACCGAAGGCAGACAGCAACGTGGAAATCATCTACGAAGGGCGACTATACGATGGATCTGAATTCGATGCCACATCGCGCCACGATACGCCCACATCTACGCTCAACCTCGGGAAAGTCATCCCGGGCTGGCGTAAAGCCATGATGGCTATGCCTGTCGGCTCGAAGTGGGAAATATACATCCCCTCCAAAGAAGCCTACGGAGAAAAAGGAATTCCCGGCAGCATACCTCCTTACGCTTCGCTCATCTTTACCATAGATTTCATTTCTATAAAATAA
- a CDS encoding response regulator, whose product MTEKKKILVVDDEPDLCEILSFNLAAAGYDTVTAMSAEQAKEILQDAEYQEKGFHLLLLDVMLTGKSGFELAEQLRADEQTKQIPIIFITAKDTEEDTLRGFSLGADDYVAKPFSVREVLARVKAVLNRVQTRKTKESHDVSNLIAYDTLEMHLDTKTLTVDGKIVGLTRTEWDLLLLLLSHQSKVYSRQQILESVWPRDVVVTNRSVDVAIARLRKKIERYGDCIITKSGFGYCFQPTKE is encoded by the coding sequence ATGACAGAAAAGAAAAAAATTTTGGTGGTGGACGACGAGCCAGATTTGTGTGAGATACTCTCATTCAATCTTGCTGCCGCAGGATATGACACCGTTACTGCAATGTCGGCAGAACAGGCAAAGGAAATTTTGCAAGATGCCGAGTATCAGGAAAAAGGATTCCACCTACTGCTTTTAGATGTGATGCTGACCGGTAAATCGGGTTTTGAATTAGCTGAGCAACTGAGAGCCGATGAACAAACAAAGCAAATCCCCATCATCTTCATTACAGCCAAGGATACAGAGGAAGACACCCTGCGCGGTTTTAGTTTGGGGGCTGACGACTACGTGGCAAAACCTTTTTCTGTGCGAGAAGTGTTGGCAAGGGTAAAGGCTGTTCTCAATAGAGTTCAGACACGAAAGACAAAGGAAAGCCATGATGTTTCTAATCTGATAGCATACGATACTTTGGAAATGCATCTGGACACAAAAACATTAACTGTTGATGGAAAGATTGTGGGGTTGACCCGGACAGAATGGGACTTGCTCCTGCTTCTTCTCAGTCATCAAAGTAAGGTGTATTCTCGTCAACAGATATTGGAGTCTGTCTGGCCAAGAGATGTTGTTGTTACCAATCGTTCGGTTGATGTAGCGATTGCCAGACTACGTAAGAAAATAGAACGTTATGGTGATTGCATCATTACCAAGTCGGGCTTTGGATATTGTTTTCAACCCACAAAAGAATGA
- a CDS encoding sensor histidine kinase, translating into MKKKNLTEGRKMFWSVMTIFIVFIAIFILFDDYGRHNFQPLDEPIEWHLMLVAVLMLFGLGWLLHYYAQRMDWRIRQQQDEQVAETRRQMTQNISHELKTPVASILGFTETLMTNPNISEEQQRQFIARTNFQAQRLSALLTDLSTLNRMDYASDQLRRERVDISALVADIGTEVAFRLHERQMNLRDCLPSDIIVMGNPELLYSIFRNLFENAINYAGNGTTIEISATKFPSQSSNGVTDGQSWHFSFRDNGVGVPEAHLDHIFDRFYRIDKGRSRSMGGTGLGLAIVKNAVLLHGGTISASQSSGGGLHISFSLPIPS; encoded by the coding sequence ATGAAGAAAAAGAATCTGACCGAAGGAAGGAAGATGTTTTGGAGTGTGATGACTATTTTTATCGTTTTCATCGCCATTTTCATACTATTCGATGATTACGGTCGCCACAACTTCCAACCTCTCGATGAACCCATAGAGTGGCACCTGATGTTAGTGGCAGTGTTGATGCTGTTTGGACTCGGATGGCTGCTCCATTATTATGCACAAAGAATGGATTGGCGCATTCGCCAGCAACAAGATGAGCAAGTAGCAGAAACGCGACGTCAGATGACACAAAACATCTCGCACGAACTAAAAACTCCTGTGGCAAGCATACTTGGCTTTACTGAAACATTGATGACAAATCCTAACATAAGTGAAGAGCAACAACGTCAATTCATAGCACGCACGAATTTTCAGGCCCAGCGACTTTCAGCCTTGCTTACCGACCTGAGTACGCTTAATCGTATGGACTATGCCTCAGATCAACTTAGGCGAGAGCGAGTGGATATTTCCGCTTTAGTAGCAGATATAGGCACGGAAGTGGCATTCAGGCTTCATGAGCGACAGATGAATTTACGCGATTGTCTGCCATCGGACATTATAGTCATGGGCAATCCTGAACTCCTCTATAGCATTTTTCGCAATCTGTTTGAGAACGCCATAAACTATGCAGGAAATGGCACTACCATAGAGATAAGTGCTACCAAGTTTCCTTCTCAGTCTTCCAATGGAGTTACAGATGGACAATCCTGGCACTTCTCTTTCAGAGATAATGGTGTGGGAGTGCCCGAAGCACACTTGGACCACATCTTTGATCGCTTTTATCGCATTGACAAAGGGCGCAGCAGATCTATGGGAGGTACAGGGCTTGGGCTTGCCATAGTCAAGAATGCTGTGCTCCTTCATGGCGGAACAATCTCCGCCTCTCAATCGTCTGGAGGAGGGCTACATATCAGTTTCTCCTTGCCGATACCGTCTTGA
- a CDS encoding PepSY-like domain-containing protein — protein MKLNLLRFAIVAILLAVVNTAPCSSQNSNQFPTKLPATAQAIVDKHFAGKSVVLVTQEMEFVRRYYVVVFSDGTKIKFDSRGIWDEIDCHRSPVPEALIPRPILDFVKKHYPGVFVTEIDRETRGYDVELSNGIDIEFNKNFQVREIDT, from the coding sequence ATGAAACTAAACTTATTAAGATTTGCTATCGTAGCCATCTTGTTGGCTGTTGTGAACACTGCACCGTGTTCGTCGCAAAATTCCAATCAGTTTCCTACTAAATTACCTGCAACAGCTCAGGCCATAGTGGATAAACACTTTGCCGGAAAGAGTGTCGTTCTCGTAACTCAGGAAATGGAGTTTGTTCGCCGCTATTATGTGGTGGTATTCTCAGATGGAACCAAGATAAAGTTTGATTCCCGAGGTATTTGGGACGAGATAGACTGCCATCGTAGCCCTGTCCCTGAAGCACTCATCCCTCGTCCTATCCTCGATTTCGTAAAAAAACACTATCCAGGGGTCTTCGTCACAGAAATAGATCGAGAAACACGTGGCTATGATGTAGAACTCTCTAACGGCATTGACATTGAGTTCAATAAAAACTTCCAAGTACGTGAAATTGATACTTAG
- a CDS encoding FKBP-type peptidyl-prolyl cis-trans isomerase, giving the protein MKIKTLAIVALALLCTGTVSAQKKKNSKKAEAVVKAETLTPATPVISVQPVPADSFSYAVGVAQSTGLKTYIKNSLGVEDAYMGDFLRGLQEPYNEEHINKYKAYAAGLEIARQNEEIVYKAMNKQATGSETSDYLIKDLYNKGLVEGLQGTATLKEDSAVAIAERQFKYQQEVYKNLNLQWLEENSKKEGVNTFPNGLQYKILTKGAGVVATDTNTVEVNYEGQLIDGTVFDSSYKRGKSASFKPTQVIKGWSQALTMMPEGSVWELYIPYDLAYGERGNQNIPGYSTLIFKVEIIKVK; this is encoded by the coding sequence ATGAAAATCAAAACATTAGCCATCGTTGCACTCGCACTGCTGTGCACCGGCACTGTATCGGCACAAAAGAAAAAAAACTCCAAAAAGGCAGAAGCCGTGGTCAAGGCGGAAACGCTCACACCGGCTACACCCGTCATTAGCGTTCAGCCCGTTCCGGCAGACTCCTTCAGTTATGCTGTAGGTGTGGCACAGAGCACCGGGTTGAAAACCTACATCAAGAATTCCTTAGGTGTGGAGGATGCCTACATGGGCGACTTCCTCCGCGGTTTGCAAGAGCCCTACAACGAGGAACACATCAACAAATACAAAGCGTATGCAGCAGGCCTTGAAATTGCCAGACAGAACGAGGAAATCGTTTACAAGGCGATGAACAAACAGGCTACAGGCAGCGAGACTTCCGACTATCTGATTAAGGATCTCTACAACAAAGGTCTCGTAGAAGGTCTGCAAGGCACTGCTACATTGAAGGAAGACAGCGCAGTAGCCATTGCAGAGCGCCAGTTCAAATATCAACAGGAGGTTTACAAAAACCTCAACTTGCAATGGCTGGAAGAAAACAGCAAGAAAGAAGGTGTCAACACCTTCCCCAACGGCCTGCAATACAAGATTCTGACCAAAGGCGCGGGAGTAGTAGCCACCGACACAAACACTGTGGAAGTGAACTATGAGGGCCAACTCATCGACGGCACGGTGTTCGACTCCAGTTACAAACGCGGCAAGTCGGCAAGTTTCAAGCCCACACAAGTCATTAAGGGCTGGTCGCAAGCACTCACCATGATGCCCGAAGGCAGTGTGTGGGAACTCTACATCCCCTACGACCTTGCATACGGAGAGCGTGGTAATCAGAACATCCCCGGATACAGCACACTCATCTTCAAGGTGGAAATCATCAAGGTGAAATAA
- a CDS encoding FKBP-type peptidyl-prolyl cis-trans isomerase: MNKLSYALGMNIGRQFSEMGVENFSATDFAQAVADVLEGKTPALTPAEAQQQLELFIKEQEAREAKKGEAARKVGEDFLAENAKREGVKVTESGLQYMVLEAGLGKHPSATDNVKCHYEGRLIDGTVFDSSYRRGEPATFPLNGVISGWTEGLQLMGEGAKFRFFIPYNLAYGSRGAGASIPPYAALIFDVELIQVL; encoded by the coding sequence ATGAACAAATTAAGTTATGCACTCGGCATGAACATCGGCAGACAGTTCAGCGAGATGGGTGTTGAGAACTTTTCTGCCACAGACTTTGCACAGGCGGTGGCAGATGTGCTCGAAGGCAAGACGCCTGCTTTGACGCCTGCTGAGGCGCAGCAGCAACTGGAACTCTTCATTAAGGAACAAGAGGCTCGCGAAGCCAAGAAGGGCGAGGCAGCACGTAAGGTAGGCGAAGATTTCCTGGCAGAGAATGCCAAGCGCGAAGGCGTGAAAGTTACAGAAAGCGGACTGCAGTATATGGTACTTGAAGCCGGTCTCGGCAAGCACCCAAGTGCTACAGACAACGTGAAGTGCCATTATGAAGGACGGCTCATCGACGGCACGGTGTTCGACTCCAGTTATCGTCGCGGCGAACCTGCCACATTCCCACTCAATGGTGTCATCAGCGGTTGGACAGAAGGTCTGCAACTGATGGGCGAGGGTGCAAAGTTTCGCTTCTTCATTCCCTACAACCTGGCATACGGCTCACGCGGTGCAGGTGCCTCAATACCACCCTACGCGGCACTCATATTCGATGTGGAACTCATCCAAGTGCTCTGA
- a CDS encoding PepSY-like domain-containing protein has protein sequence MKKIFSLMAFCLCLSTFSFYSCNDDNDDMVGPEVDAAVATFQAKYPTCKVAKWEWESGYLKAEFIKDSREAEAYFNTDGTWVRTVTELLPIDLPQAAIDYINTNYPDRRTRDVDLVETPENSMYLVELEKSKTADIYLRFATDGTLL, from the coding sequence ATGAAAAAGATATTTTCCCTTATGGCTTTCTGCCTCTGCTTATCAACATTCTCCTTCTATTCGTGCAACGATGATAACGACGATATGGTAGGACCAGAAGTAGATGCAGCAGTTGCTACATTCCAAGCTAAATATCCAACTTGCAAAGTAGCAAAATGGGAATGGGAGAGCGGCTATCTGAAAGCCGAATTTATAAAAGACAGCCGTGAGGCAGAGGCTTATTTCAACACCGATGGGACATGGGTTAGGACTGTTACAGAACTCCTTCCTATTGACCTTCCCCAAGCGGCTATTGACTACATCAATACGAACTATCCTGACCGCCGCACGAGGGATGTAGATTTGGTGGAGACACCTGAAAACTCAATGTACTTAGTTGAACTCGAAAAGAGCAAAACTGCCGACATATACCTACGCTTTGCCACTGACGGCACACTGCTCTGA